In a genomic window of Equus przewalskii isolate Varuska chromosome 4, EquPr2, whole genome shotgun sequence:
- the LOC139082944 gene encoding GTPase IMAP family member 1-like, which produces MGGRRMVRDEENAYGSEDDPQEPRLRLILAGRTGAGKSATGNSILGQRRFLSRLSAAQVTTTCAVGSCRWAGWHLDVIDTPDLFGAEDPRTEPGCGERGRCYLLSAPGPHALLLVSQLGRFTAQDQQAARRLKAMFGDDAVARTVLLFTHKEDLAGTSLQDYVRCTDNRALRELVAECGGRVCAFDNRASGAEREAQVAELMALLERLVRAHGGAPYTNDVYGLARALGRARPEERLRRVAESVAARVQRRRGRGLLAALWGRGRAPWSRPRLVVAALLGALGLLYLLLARRQADAATDSAGLKNAFPWRERS; this is translated from the exons ATGGGAGGACGGAGGATGGTAAGAGACGAAGAAAATGCCTATG GTTCCGAGGACGACCCGCAGGAGCCCAGGCTCAGGCTCATCCTGGCCGGGAGGACGGGGGCCGGCAAGAGCGCCACAGGCAACAGCATCCTGGGCCAGCGGCGCTTCCTCTCGAGGCTCAGCGCCGCGCAGGTGACCACCACCTGCGCCGTGGGCAGCTGCCGCTGGGCCGGCTGGCACCTGGACGTCATCGACACCCCGGACCTGTTCGGCGCCGAAGACCCCAGGACAGAGCCGGGCTGCGGCGAGAGGGGCCGCTGCTACCTGCTCTCGGCGCCCGGGCCGCACGCCCTGCTCCTCGTCAGCCAGCTGGGCCGCTTCACCGCCCAGGACCAGCAGGCCGCGCGCCGGCTCAAGGCCATGTTCGGCGATGACGCTGTGGCGCGCACGGTCCTGCTCTTCACGCACAAGGAGGACCTGGCCGGGACCTCGCTGCAGGACTACGTGCGCTGCACCGACAACCGCGCGCTGCGGGAACTGGTGGCCGAGTGCGGCGGCCGCGTCTGCGCCTTCGACAACCGCGCCAGCGGCGCGGAGCGGGAGGCCCAGGTGGCAGAGCTCATGGCGCTGCTGGAGCGGCTGGTGCGCGCGCACGGGGGCGCGCCCTACACCAACGACGTGTATGGCCTGGCGCGCGCCCTGGGCCGCGCGCGCCCCGAGGAGCGGCTGCGCAGGGTGGCGGAGAGCGTGGCGGCCCGCGTGcagcggcggcgggggcgcgggctGCTGGCGGCGCTGTGGGGGCGCGGGAGGGCGCCTTGGAGTCGCCCAAGGCTGGTCGTGGCCGCGCTGCTGGGGGCCCTGGGCCTGCTCTACCTGCTGCTCGCCAGGCGCCAGGCGGACGCCGCGACAGATAGCGCAGGTCTTAAAAATGCCTTCCCCTGGCGGGAGAGGAGCTGA